The Bradyrhizobium sp. CCBAU 051011 DNA segment AGGCCGCCTGACCACCGGATCGGCGCCATGCACGATAACAGAGGGGATCGGCGAGCGTCCCGCAGTTTCTCAGATTTTCCTCGAACCCACTTAGTCGCGACAAGCCTGCTTGGCGCGCCAGGCAGGTCCCGGGCCGCGCATATAGTGCAGTTCCGGGCGGTAGGGGTTGAACGCCTTGGCGATGAACTGGCGCAGGAAGGCGCGGAGTTCTGCCAGCGGTTTTGCCAGTCCGGCGCTTGCATGAGCCGGGGCGTGAAGGGATGCCGAGCTGATCGTAGCCATGACGCGGGCCTTGTTTTCAGAACGCCTGTTTCGGCGCTGAAAACGATTTTTCGCCCGATTTATTAAAAGATAGTTTCAATTGTCGGGATCTCGGCCCACATGGTGACCAACCCGTATTCACCCGTGGTGAACGGCTGGAAAACGGGTTCCCGCGGTTGCCCTTTGGCGGCCACGCCGCTACATCAGCGGCAGCAAATCTCCGTAAAATCCAACCATTTCCAAGGATCGCGATGGCTCGCCAGTTCGTCTATTTCATGCAGGGTCTGACCAAGAGCTACCCGACCCGCAAGGTGCTCGATAACATCCATCTGAGCTTTTACCCGGACGCCAAGATCGGCGTGCTCGGCGTCAACGGCTCGGGCAAATCGACCCTGCTCAAGATCATGGCCGGCCTCGACAAGGAATATACCGGCGAGGCCTGGGTCGCCGAGGGCGCCCGCGTCGGCTATCTCGAGCAGGAACCGCACCTCGACCCCGCCCTCAACGTCCGTGAAAACGTCATGCAGGGCGTCGCCAAGCAGAAGGCGATCCTCGATCGCTACAATGAGCTGGCGATGAACTATTCGGACGAAACCGCCGACGAGATGACCAAATTGCAGGACGAGATCGAGGCCCAGGGCCTCTGGGATCTCGACAGCAAGGTCGACCAGGCGATGGACGCGCTGCGCTGTCCGCCCGACGATGCCGACGTCACGAAGCTTTCCGGCGGTGAGCGCCGCCGCGTCGCATTGTGCCGCCTCCTGCTGGATCAGCCGGAACTGTTGCTGCTGGACGAACCGACCAACCATCTCGACGCCGAGTCGGTGTCCTGGCTGGAAGGCCATTTGCGGAATTATCCCGGCGCGATCCTGATCGTGACCCACGATCGCTACTTCCTCGACAACGTCACGGGCTGGATCCTCGAGCTCGACCGCGGCCGCGGCATTCCCTACGAGGGCAATTATTCGTCCTGGCTGGTGCAGAAGCAGAAGCGCCTCGAGCAGGAGGGCCGCGAGGACGCCGCGCACCAGAAGACGCTGGCCCGCGAGCAGGAGTGGATCGCATCCTCGCCAAAGGCGCGCCAGGCCAAGTCCAAGGCCCGCTACCAGCGCTATGAAGAGCTGTTGAAGCAGGCCAGCGAGAAGCAGACCCAGACCGCGCAGATCATCATCCCCGTCGCCGAGCGGCTCGGCGCCAACGTCGTCGACTTCGAGGGCTTAAGCAAAGGTTATGGCGATCGCGAACTGATCGACGATCTCACCTTCAAGCTGCCGCCGGGCGGCATCGTCGGCGTCATCGGCGCCAACGGCGCCGGCAAGACTACGCTGTTCCGCATGATCACGGGGCAGGAAAAGCCTGATAAGGGCACCATCACGATCGGCGAGACCGTGCATCTCGGTTATGTCGACCAGTCGCGCGACGCGCTCGATGGCAAGAAGACGGTGTGGGAGGAGATTTCCGGCAATAACGAGCTGATCCTGCTCGGCAAGAAGGAAGTCAATTCGCGCGGCTATTGCTCGTCGTTCAACTTCAAGGGCGCCGATCAGCAGAAGAAGGTCGGCGCGCTGTCAGGCGGTGAGCGCAACCGCGTGCATCTGGCCAAGATGCTGAAGTCCGGAGCCAACGTACTGCTGCTCGACGAACCGACCAACGACCTCGACGTCGACACGCTGCGCGCGCTGGAAGAGGCGCTGGAGGACTTTGCCGGCTGCGCCGTCATCATCAGCCATGATCGCTGGTTCCTCGACCGCATCGCCACCCACATCCTGGCCTTCGAAGGTGACAGCCATGTCGAATGGTTCGAAGGCAACTTCCAGGATTACGAAAAGGACAAGATGCGCCGGCTCGGCCAGGACAGCATCATTCCGCACCGCGTGAAGTACAAGAAGCTGACGCGGTGAGTCGGCACTCCCGAGGCAACGCCCGTGGCTCGAGCCACGGGCGTTTTTGTTTGAACTGCGGTGGCTGATTTGCTGCGGCGCTCCGCCCAACATTTTCGCGCCCCCTTGGTGAAGCGCGAACGAAAGCTGCAGCCTTATCGCCCATCGGAAATCTGCCAGCGTGGAACGAGCCCGGTAATTTCTAGGCGCGATCATAAAGACCGCTAATTTTGCCTTGAAACTCGGCATAACGTGACGTTCCCGTAATATGCGCTGCGGCCAGTTGTCGCTTCACAGCGCGGTCAGATTGCGTAGATATAAGCCGCCTTCCGCAATTCGAATCCTCCAGCCGAGCCCTCCCTGATGTCCCTTGCTCCCGAAACGCCGTTGCCGCCCGAAGTTCAGCGGAAGGCATTGCGCCCGATTCCGCTGCTGATCTTCAGCTCCCGCTGGCTGCAGTTGCCGCTCTATATCGGCCTGATCGTCGCGCAGGGCGTCTATGTGGTGCTGTTTCTGAAGGAGTTGTGGCACCTGTTCGCCCACGCCTTCGATTTCAGCGAGCAGCAGATCATGCTGGCGGTGCTGGGCCTGATCGACGTGGTGATGATTTCCAACCTGCTGGTGATGGTCATCGTCGGCGGCTACGAGACGTTCGTCTCTCGGCTCAATCTGCAAGGACATCCCGATCAGCCGGAATGGCTCAGTCACGTCAACGCCAGCGTGCTCAAGATCAAGCTCGCGATGGCCATCATCGGCATCTCGTCGATCCATCTGTTGCGCACATTCATCGAGGCCGGCGGACTGGCATCGGGCAAGAGCGGCTATACCGAAACCGGCGTGATGTGGCAGACCATCATCCACACGGTTTTCATTCTGTCGGCGATCGGCATTGCCTATGTCGATAAGCTGTCGAATGTTTCCACGGAGAATGCCAAACACGCCGCCTCGCATTGACGGGCGTGTAAATCAATTGGAGTTTCGGCTTTGCGAACGGGAGCGATCGTCGCAATTCTGATCGGAGCTGCGATGACTCTTGGAACGGCGCATCCGGCGTTCTCCGCCGATGCCGCCTTCACCCAGTTCATTGCCTCGCTGTGGCCGGAGGCGCAGGCGGCGGGCGTGTCGCGCGCGACGTTCGATCGCGAGACGCAAGGACTCGAGCCCGATTACAAATTGCCCGATCTGTTGCTGCCCGGCCGGCCCGCCACCGGCGCGCCGGCGCAGGCCGAATTCGTGCAGGTGCCCGCCGACTACGTGAAGGAATCCTCGATCGCGCGGCTGGCGGCCGAGGGGCAGAAGCTGATGCAGAAGCATCGCGCGGCGCTCAGCGAGATCGAAAAGCGTTTTGGCGTTCCTTCAAGCGTCGTGCTCGCGATCTGGGGCCGTGAGACCGACTACGGCCGCTACCGCCTGCCTTACGACACGCTACGTGTGGTCGCCACCCAGGCCTATGTCGGTCGGCGCAAGGAGCAGTACCGCGGCGAGTTCATCCTGGCGCTGAAGCTGCTCGGCGAGGGCGCGGTGGCGCGCAGGGATTTTCGCTCGTCCTGGGCCGGCGCGACCGGTCTCACGCAATTCCTGCCGTCCGAGTACTACAAGCACGGCGTCGATCTGGACGGCGACGGCAAAGTCGACATCTGGAATTCAGTTCCTGATGCGTTGGCAGCGGCCGCGCAGCAGCTCGTCAACAAGGGCTGGCAGGCGGGTGTGCGCTGGGCCTATGAGGTGAAGGCGCCCGCCAATGTCGATTGCACCATGGGCGTGCCCGAGATGACCAAGCCGATCGCCGAATGGCTGCGCGCAGGGTTCGTGCCGGTGCGCGGGCAGCGGTTGAGCGCGGCCGAGCAGGCGCAGCCGGCTTCGCTGTTGCAGGTGGAGGGCATCTACGGCCCGGCGTTCCTGACGACGAAGAACTACTTCGTCATCAAGGAATACAATTTCTCCGATCTCTATGTGTTGTTCGTCGGCCATCTCGCCGACCGCATGACGAACCCGCAGCCGTTCGCGACGCCATGGTCGACCTCGACGCAACTGCGCTCGGCCGATGTCGAGGCCATGCAGCGTCACCTGACGCGCATCGGTCTCTACAAGGACAAGCTCGACGGCAAGGCCGGCATGCAGACCCGCGCGGCGCTGGGGGCGTATCAGAAGTCCGCCGGCCTCAAGGTCGATTGCTGGCCGAGCGAAGCGGTGCTGCGCTCGATGAGCGCGGGGCGCTGACGTCGTTCATCACGTAGCCCATCCGGGCTGCAGGTCGAAGCAAACAAAAAGCCCGGCCGAGATTTCGGCCGGGCTTCGGATCAGGACGCGCGGGTCGCGCGCCGATCGATCAGATCAGTTGCAGACTTCGACGCGGCGATAGCGCCAGTCGTAGCCGTCCCAGAAGCGCTCGCGAACCATGCGGCACGCCGGGTAGGGCGCTTCTTCCACATACACCGGACCGCCGTAGGCTGGGCGGCTGGAGGCGATCGCGCCACCGATGATCGCGCCGCCGAGCAGGCCGGCCGCCACACCTGCGGCAACGCCGCGCTGTGCGCTTGCGGGCGTCGAGGCAAGCGAACCGGCAATTGTTGCGACCGCGACGAAGGCAGCAAATGTCTTCTTCATGTCCTGGGCTCTCCTGAGTGACGCCTTCGGGCGCCGGGTTTAGGGATGACTCACACGCTGTTTCGAACTGCCGCTTCGCTAAAAAAGCGCACATGGGTCAATCGAAAGTAAACGTTCGCAATGGGTGGCCGAAAAAAACGGTATTTTTGCGCCAGAGATGGCAGACATCCCGGAACAGCAGTGCTTTTCCGGGATGTTTGGGCCGTAATTTAATGAAGATGAACGGCGGTTAATCGCAAACCCTGACGCTGCGGACCCGCCAGCCATAGCCGTCCCAGAACCGCTGCCGCTGCCAGATGCAGGATTCGCCGTAGCCGGGATCGGCGACATAGGCCGGGCCGCCGTAATAGCCAGGCGCATAATAACCCGGGCCGCCGTAATAATAGCCGTTCTGGGAGGCAATCGCGCCGCCGACAATGGCGCCGCCGATCAAGCCGGCGGCGACGCCCGCGGCCACGCCGCGCTGCGCATGGGCCGGCGCGGGAACAGCCACGGCCGAAACGGTTAACGCAGCGGCGGCGCCGAGCGCGATCAATGTCTTCTTCATGGGCTCACCTTTCTCAACGTGAAGAGCATCACGGTTTTGCCGCGGCAAAAGTTCCACATTTCGCTTGAATGATCAATGAACGCAGAAGGCTCCGGCGATGACGAAAACGGGAGGTGGAGCACGTCACGGTGCGAAGATACCGACGGCTGTTCTTGGTCCTTGAACGAAGGATGCGACGACGATGAGCGGAATGGCGGCATTCATGGCAGCGGTCGGCGGCACCTCGCTGATCTGCTACCTGCTGATGAACCGGGTGCCAAACCGCAAGCCGCGGCGCGAGAGCGCGGGTGGCGACAGCTATGGCACGACTTCCAGCGCCAGTTCCGGCGGCGATGGCTGGAGCCTGTTTTCCTGGGGCGGCAGCGACAGTTCTTCGCCCCATGATTCCGCTTCATCCAGCGACAGCGGAGGAGGCGGTGGCGACGGCGGAGGTGGTGGCGGCGATTGATCGCGGAAACACCGGCAATCAGCGCCGGATTGGTTTACCGCAACTCTGCCTTTTTAGATTCATTCCAGAGTTTCCCCGGCATCAGTTTGGAATTGCTTGAAAATGCGGCTTTTCCTTTTGCATCTCTTCGCTCCCTTAAATAACGATGAGGTCGCATCACTAAGGGTTCTAGCGGTTTCATGATTGTCTGTTCCTGCAACGTCCTGAGCGACCACGATGTCCGTAATGCCGTGAGTGCAGCTTCGGACCTGCCGCGAAATCCCAAGCAGATTTACGGCTGCCTCGGCTGCAGTGCCGAATGCGGCCGGTGCGCGCGCACGATCAAGACCATCATCGACGAAGCGCTGGGCGCCTGCGCCAAGGAATGCTGCTCCGGCTGCCCGCACAGCCGCCACGCCAACGACGAGCCTGCGCAGGAAACCGCCCCGGCGTTCGCCCTCGCGGCCTGCTGAAAGCTCTCTGAATCCCCTGATTTTTCGCCGTTTCCACCGCTTTTTTTGCGGAACGATTGCTCTTGGCTCCAAACTGATTTAGAAGCGTTCTAAATTCAGTGTCAGGCCGCCTTGGCCTGAGAAATCGGAGTGGACCATGCAGGGCGATCCCAAAGTCATCGACTATCTCAACAAGGGCCTGCGCAGCGAGCTCACCGCGATCAACCAGTACTGGCTGCACTACCGGCTCCTGAATAATTGGGGCCTTTTGGACATGGCCAAGGTCTGGCGCAAGGAATCCATCGAGGAGATGGAGCACGCCGACAAGTTCACCGACCGGATCCTGTTCCTGGACGGCTTCCCCAACATGCAGGTGCTCGATCCGCTCCGCATTGGTCAGAACGTCAAGGAAATCATCGAATGCGATCTGGCTTCCGAGATTGCCGCGCGCACGCTCTACCAGGAGGCCGCAACCTACTGCCACAGCGTCAAGGACTACGTCTCCCGCGACCTGTTCGAGCAGCTGATGAAGGACGAGGAACATCACATCGATTTCCTCGAGACCCAGCTCGATCTGATCCAGCGCATCGGCCTCGAGCTCTACACCCAGAAGCACGTCGGTGGCCTCGAGAACGAGGATTGAGCGCCGGATCTCTGGCAAGCGACTCCATCCACTTCGTCATGCCGGGCAAAAGCGCGAAGCGCGTCTTCGCGCTAGATGTCCCGGCCATCCACGTCTTGGGCATGGCATGCAAGTAAGTCGTGGATGCCCGGGTCGAGCCCGGGCATGACGGCGAGAAAGCAAGCTCAAAGCTGCGTCTTATAGCGCTCGTAGATCTCCGCCTGGCTTTCGCGCTCGCCAAGGCCGGTCTGGTCGTGGATCACTTCGCCGATGCTCGGCATCACCGAGCGCTCGACCCGCTCGCCGCCCCACAGTTTCGAGCGCATTAGCGCTTTGCCGCAGTGGAAATAGGATTCCCTGACCTCGATCCGCAGTATCGCGCGCGGCGGCTTGCCGAATTCGATCATCGAGGCCATCAGCTCCGGGTCTGCCGACACTTTGCCCTTGCCGCCGACCCGCAGCGTCTCGTCGATCCCGGGCACGAAGAAGATCAGCTGCACGAAGCCCGAGCCCTCGACGATGTTGCGAAAACTGTCGATGCGGTTGTTGCCCGAGCGGTCCGGCATCAGCAGCTCGTTCGGCCCCGCAACGTGGATGAAGCCGGGATTGCCACCGCGCGGCGAGGCGTCGACGCTGCCGTCCGAGCCTGAGGTCGCCAGCACGCAGAACGGCGACATGCCGATGAATTTCTTCGCATGAGCGTCAATCTCCGGCCGCGCCTTGGCGATCACGCGCGGCGAGGGGGCAGGATAGATCGTGGCGAGGTCGCCAGGGGCAAGATCGGACAAGGGAATCCTCCTGTCGGTTTTTATCAGACTAGCATCCCGCCAATTTTACGTCATCCCCAGGTTGGACGGCTTCCAGCTCCGTCCTTGCGAGCGAAACGATTTGTCCGCCGCAGCTTTAGCGAAGGCGGAAGGGCGGCATGAACGTGCTATCGATCTTGCGTGTGGTTCGTGGTGAGGTGCCGGCGCAGCATGCGCCCAACATGCGGTTTAACCGCCCGCGGTTGGTGGAACGAGCCGCTCTACGGTCATATCTTCACGATTGGAAACGCGTTGAGCACGAACCCGAAGATTGCGATCGTCCTGCTTTCACCCGTGGGACTGCTGTTTGCGCTGCCCATATTGCTTTGGGCTTTCAGCTTCACTGAACTCTTGGGGCAGGAGAAATGCAGCATCGGCTCCATTAGCGACGTCGAATACGAGCGCATCCTGTCTCGGGCCGGCGCGCAACGCTGGACAGTATGGCCCGGTCTGTCGAATGGGGTGTTTTGGCCGTCGGACAATGGCTTCCGAGGCCCGACAGCATCCTTCAACAGCAATCTCAATAATCAGCTTCTCTCACATGTCAGAGAGCTTGCTGGACCCGAGGCGTCCATTGATCGCCAACTGGCTTCCGGCCATGCCGTTATGCGCAGCATGGGCGCAGAATACGTCCAGACTCAGGAAGTGCCTGATGTGCGTCGGGATCGCGCCGGTTCGCACGTCCGTTTCACATACTACTTGCCGCAGGTTCGGTTCGCGCCTGCGTGTGTTCTTTGCCTGATATGGTGGTACACGACCATTGACGTGATCTTTTCTCATGACCCCGCCACCGACCGATACGAGTTGCAGGGAGTGACCGTTCTGCACGCAGGGCAGAAAGGCACCCCCGACAAAGAGCGCGCGCGCAACGTCCCGTGGGGTAGTTGCCCTAAGTTTCGATGATCCTTTCGCAATGGACGGTTGGATTGAGCAATGGACATCGCAACGCAACCCGCGGGCTCGCGCTCGCTTCACCAGCTCACATCGCCCGCTGCGGCGCGGTCTGCAGCAATTCCTGCAGCTCCTTCTTGTAGAACTTTGCGTTCCCCGTCGTGAGATGGCCGCGCGTGTCGCTGGAGGCTGGGATCAAAAGCAGGCGGCCGTTCTTGACGCGCTTCATCGCAGCATCCGTGACGCCGGTTTCCGGCGGATTGCGCTCGTCATC contains these protein-coding regions:
- a CDS encoding bacterioferritin-associated ferredoxin, producing the protein MIVCSCNVLSDHDVRNAVSAASDLPRNPKQIYGCLGCSAECGRCARTIKTIIDEALGACAKECCSGCPHSRHANDEPAQETAPAFALAAC
- the bfr gene encoding bacterioferritin, coding for MQGDPKVIDYLNKGLRSELTAINQYWLHYRLLNNWGLLDMAKVWRKESIEEMEHADKFTDRILFLDGFPNMQVLDPLRIGQNVKEIIECDLASEIAARTLYQEAATYCHSVKDYVSRDLFEQLMKDEEHHIDFLETQLDLIQRIGLELYTQKHVGGLENED
- a CDS encoding lytic murein transglycosylase, which produces MTLGTAHPAFSADAAFTQFIASLWPEAQAAGVSRATFDRETQGLEPDYKLPDLLLPGRPATGAPAQAEFVQVPADYVKESSIARLAAEGQKLMQKHRAALSEIEKRFGVPSSVVLAIWGRETDYGRYRLPYDTLRVVATQAYVGRRKEQYRGEFILALKLLGEGAVARRDFRSSWAGATGLTQFLPSEYYKHGVDLDGDGKVDIWNSVPDALAAAAQQLVNKGWQAGVRWAYEVKAPANVDCTMGVPEMTKPIAEWLRAGFVPVRGQRLSAAEQAQPASLLQVEGIYGPAFLTTKNYFVIKEYNFSDLYVLFVGHLADRMTNPQPFATPWSTSTQLRSADVEAMQRHLTRIGLYKDKLDGKAGMQTRAALGAYQKSAGLKVDCWPSEAVLRSMSAGR
- a CDS encoding MSMEG_1061 family FMN-dependent PPOX-type flavoprotein, which translates into the protein MSDLAPGDLATIYPAPSPRVIAKARPEIDAHAKKFIGMSPFCVLATSGSDGSVDASPRGGNPGFIHVAGPNELLMPDRSGNNRIDSFRNIVEGSGFVQLIFFVPGIDETLRVGGKGKVSADPELMASMIEFGKPPRAILRIEVRESYFHCGKALMRSKLWGGERVERSVMPSIGEVIHDQTGLGERESQAEIYERYKTQL
- the ettA gene encoding energy-dependent translational throttle protein EttA, whose translation is MARQFVYFMQGLTKSYPTRKVLDNIHLSFYPDAKIGVLGVNGSGKSTLLKIMAGLDKEYTGEAWVAEGARVGYLEQEPHLDPALNVRENVMQGVAKQKAILDRYNELAMNYSDETADEMTKLQDEIEAQGLWDLDSKVDQAMDALRCPPDDADVTKLSGGERRRVALCRLLLDQPELLLLDEPTNHLDAESVSWLEGHLRNYPGAILIVTHDRYFLDNVTGWILELDRGRGIPYEGNYSSWLVQKQKRLEQEGREDAAHQKTLAREQEWIASSPKARQAKSKARYQRYEELLKQASEKQTQTAQIIIPVAERLGANVVDFEGLSKGYGDRELIDDLTFKLPPGGIVGVIGANGAGKTTLFRMITGQEKPDKGTITIGETVHLGYVDQSRDALDGKKTVWEEISGNNELILLGKKEVNSRGYCSSFNFKGADQQKKVGALSGGERNRVHLAKMLKSGANVLLLDEPTNDLDVDTLRALEEALEDFAGCAVIISHDRWFLDRIATHILAFEGDSHVEWFEGNFQDYEKDKMRRLGQDSIIPHRVKYKKLTR
- a CDS encoding TIGR00645 family protein, with amino-acid sequence MSLAPETPLPPEVQRKALRPIPLLIFSSRWLQLPLYIGLIVAQGVYVVLFLKELWHLFAHAFDFSEQQIMLAVLGLIDVVMISNLLVMVIVGGYETFVSRLNLQGHPDQPEWLSHVNASVLKIKLAMAIIGISSIHLLRTFIEAGGLASGKSGYTETGVMWQTIIHTVFILSAIGIAYVDKLSNVSTENAKHAASH